In one window of Comamonas testosteroni DNA:
- a CDS encoding SEL1-like repeat protein: MKFTPIAALVMSSLAAFAQSASAQTGAEGRMNFLRDSRAATSGPQFEFSRLQYGPLPIAGSRVASTAGPLQEAERGDAKAQNQLGEMYVHGQGVPQNAATAAQWFRKAAAQGHAGAQNSLGALYANGQGVPQNYREAAQWYGRAAQQNNAVAQYNLSHLYQQGLGVPQSFSTAAQWLEKSAAQGHVTAQFELGQRYLKGDGVAVNYMTAADWFKKAADQGHAQAQNQLGSMLSDGVGVKLDPVHAAQWLQRAAEQGDARAQNSLGRMYMDGVGVPRDYKLAASWFQKSAEQWNADGQNHLGRLYLYGLGVEQSPAYAAQWFQRAADQNHADAQYNLGTIYAEGLGTPQNYGTALQWYQKAAEQGHAAAINNVGTLYAEGRGVAQNYATAMQWFRRAADKGDASAQFNLARLYADGQGGAASPAQAMKWYAAAAEQGHSGAQNRLGVMYAEGQGAARDYAKAVQWYQRAAEQGDAAAQYNLGMVYAQGQGVPRDNARAYFWYNLAAMELGGDAAKRRDEAANKLSIAQVAEQQNKALAWQPKR, translated from the coding sequence ATGAAGTTCACTCCCATCGCAGCGCTGGTCATGTCGAGTCTGGCGGCCTTTGCCCAGAGCGCATCCGCGCAAACCGGTGCGGAAGGTCGCATGAATTTTTTGCGCGATTCCAGAGCCGCCACATCGGGCCCCCAGTTTGAATTCAGCCGCCTGCAATATGGCCCGCTGCCGATTGCAGGCTCGCGCGTGGCCTCCACGGCCGGACCGCTGCAGGAGGCTGAGCGCGGCGATGCCAAGGCGCAGAACCAACTGGGCGAGATGTATGTGCACGGCCAGGGAGTGCCCCAGAATGCCGCCACCGCCGCACAATGGTTCCGCAAGGCCGCGGCGCAGGGGCACGCGGGTGCCCAGAACAGCCTGGGTGCGCTGTATGCCAACGGCCAGGGCGTGCCTCAGAACTATCGCGAGGCGGCCCAGTGGTACGGCCGCGCGGCGCAGCAGAACAATGCCGTGGCGCAGTACAACCTGTCCCACCTCTATCAGCAAGGTCTGGGCGTGCCCCAGAGCTTCAGCACCGCTGCCCAGTGGCTGGAGAAATCCGCCGCACAAGGCCATGTGACGGCCCAGTTCGAGCTGGGCCAGCGCTATCTCAAGGGCGATGGCGTGGCCGTGAACTACATGACGGCTGCAGACTGGTTCAAGAAAGCCGCCGATCAAGGCCATGCACAAGCGCAGAACCAACTGGGCTCCATGCTGTCCGACGGAGTGGGCGTGAAGCTGGACCCCGTGCATGCCGCCCAATGGCTGCAGCGCGCTGCCGAACAGGGCGACGCCAGGGCCCAGAACAGCCTGGGCCGCATGTATATGGATGGCGTGGGCGTCCCGCGCGACTACAAGCTGGCGGCTTCCTGGTTCCAGAAGAGCGCCGAGCAGTGGAATGCCGACGGCCAGAACCATCTGGGCCGCCTGTATCTGTACGGCCTGGGTGTGGAGCAAAGCCCTGCCTATGCAGCGCAATGGTTCCAGCGCGCGGCCGACCAGAATCACGCCGATGCCCAGTACAACCTGGGCACCATCTATGCCGAAGGCCTGGGCACGCCCCAGAACTACGGCACGGCTTTGCAGTGGTATCAGAAGGCGGCCGAGCAAGGCCATGCAGCGGCCATCAACAACGTGGGTACGCTGTACGCCGAAGGCCGTGGCGTTGCGCAGAACTATGCGACGGCCATGCAGTGGTTCCGCCGCGCGGCCGACAAGGGCGATGCCTCGGCCCAGTTCAACCTGGCGCGTCTGTATGCCGATGGTCAGGGCGGTGCCGCCAGCCCCGCTCAGGCGATGAAGTGGTATGCCGCAGCGGCCGAGCAAGGCCATTCCGGCGCGCAGAACCGCCTGGGCGTGATGTATGCCGAAGGCCAGGGCGCTGCGCGCGACTACGCCAAGGCCGTGCAGTGGTACCAGCGTGCGGCCGAGCAGGGCGATGCCGCAGCCCAGTACAACCTGGGCATGGTCTATGCACAGGGTCAGGGCGTGCCGCGTGACAATGCCAGGGCCTACTTCTGGTACAACCTGGCGGCCATGGAGCTCGGTGGCGATGCCGCCAAGCGCCGCGATGAAGCGGCCAACAAGCTCAGCATTGCCCAGGTGGCCGAGCAGCAGAACAAGGCGCTGGCCTGGCAACCCAAGCGCTGA
- a CDS encoding N-formylglutamate amidohydrolase translates to MSVPDFLQARPAEPVLVHPARGEVLPIVCDSPHSGTAYPEDFGAVVPMSLLRRGEDTHVAALWDRWPEFGATLLEATFPRTYVDPNRNESDLDPAQIEGEWPVPLSPSIKTQQGLGLIWQRISKAGVATPLYERKRTVAEVQHRIERYWRPYHAALAQAIDDSVARFGAVWHLNLHSMPNDVYQRLGRSDAPPLADFVLGDRDGTTCAPEFIHLVGDTLKGFGYSVAYNEPYKGVELIGRIGQPQLNRHSMQIEIRRPVYMDEDTREPNAGFEPLRLHFAQLMQVLADYVRQQMSRG, encoded by the coding sequence ATGTCTGTGCCTGATTTCCTGCAAGCCAGACCGGCCGAGCCGGTGCTGGTGCACCCGGCCCGGGGCGAGGTGCTGCCCATAGTCTGCGACTCGCCGCACAGCGGCACGGCCTATCCGGAGGACTTCGGCGCCGTCGTGCCCATGAGCCTGCTGCGCCGTGGCGAGGACACGCATGTGGCCGCGCTCTGGGACCGCTGGCCCGAGTTCGGCGCGACGCTGCTGGAGGCGACTTTCCCGCGCACCTATGTCGATCCGAACCGCAACGAGTCCGATCTGGACCCCGCGCAGATCGAGGGCGAGTGGCCGGTGCCGCTGTCGCCCAGCATCAAGACCCAGCAGGGGCTGGGCCTGATCTGGCAGCGCATCAGCAAGGCCGGCGTGGCTACGCCCCTATATGAGCGCAAGCGCACCGTGGCCGAGGTGCAGCACCGTATCGAGCGCTACTGGCGCCCCTATCACGCGGCGCTGGCGCAGGCCATCGACGACAGCGTGGCGCGCTTCGGGGCTGTGTGGCATCTGAATCTGCACTCCATGCCCAACGACGTGTACCAGCGACTGGGTCGTAGCGATGCGCCGCCGCTGGCCGACTTCGTGCTGGGCGACCGCGATGGCACGACCTGTGCGCCCGAGTTCATCCACCTGGTGGGCGATACGCTCAAGGGCTTCGGCTACAGCGTGGCCTATAACGAGCCCTATAAAGGTGTGGAGTTGATCGGGCGCATCGGCCAGCCGCAGCTCAATCGCCACTCGATGCAGATCGAGATCCGTCGCCCCGTCTATATGGACGAGGATACGCGCGAGCCGAATGCGGGCTTCGAGCCGCTGCGCCTGCATTTTGCCCAGCTCATGCAGGTGCTGGCGGACTATGTGCGCCAGCAGATGAGCAGAGGCTGA
- a CDS encoding tripartite tricarboxylate transporter substrate binding protein BugE, with the protein MAIRRTVLSSIAACAAAAALSPAFAANAAADYPNRPIRLIVPFGAGGSTDMVARLLADKMGQILGKAVVVDNRGGAGGSIGASEIAKAAPDGYTIGMATVSTHGSNPAIFRKLPYDAIKDFAPITNVMSVPSVFVVNASVPAKTMKEFIALAKANPDKYTFASPGTGSLGHANIENFMNLAGIQLLHIPYKGAGQAITDALGGQVNAMTDNLPSTLPHIKAGQLRPLAVLALKRSDVLPDVPTYTELGFPQMGDGGWFGLVAPAGTPKPIIDKLNAAAHKVMASPDYLEKQKSISGESMGNTPEQFAKQIRAAIERYTAVAKRANIKLD; encoded by the coding sequence ATGGCCATTCGTCGTACCGTTCTGTCGTCCATTGCCGCCTGCGCAGCGGCCGCCGCGCTGTCCCCCGCGTTCGCGGCCAATGCCGCAGCGGACTACCCCAATCGTCCCATCCGCCTGATCGTGCCCTTTGGTGCGGGCGGCTCCACCGATATGGTGGCGCGTCTGCTGGCCGACAAGATGGGCCAGATACTGGGCAAGGCCGTGGTGGTGGACAACCGGGGCGGAGCCGGCGGCTCCATCGGCGCTTCGGAAATCGCCAAGGCCGCTCCCGACGGCTACACCATCGGCATGGCCACGGTGTCCACCCATGGCTCCAATCCGGCCATCTTCCGCAAGCTGCCCTATGACGCGATCAAGGACTTTGCTCCCATCACCAATGTGATGAGCGTGCCCAGCGTCTTTGTGGTGAACGCCAGCGTGCCTGCCAAGACCATGAAGGAATTCATCGCGCTGGCCAAGGCCAACCCCGACAAGTACACCTTTGCCTCGCCGGGCACGGGCTCGCTCGGTCATGCCAATATCGAGAACTTCATGAACCTCGCGGGCATCCAGCTGCTGCACATTCCTTACAAGGGTGCGGGCCAGGCGATTACCGATGCGCTGGGCGGACAGGTCAATGCCATGACGGACAACCTGCCCTCGACCCTGCCGCATATCAAGGCTGGCCAGCTGCGTCCCCTGGCCGTGCTGGCCCTCAAGCGCAGCGATGTGCTGCCCGATGTGCCCACCTATACCGAGCTGGGCTTTCCCCAGATGGGTGACGGTGGCTGGTTCGGCCTGGTCGCGCCTGCCGGCACGCCCAAGCCCATCATCGACAAGCTCAATGCGGCGGCCCACAAGGTCATGGCTTCGCCCGACTATCTGGAAAAGCAGAAGTCCATCTCCGGTGAGTCCATGGGCAACACGCCCGAGCAGTTCGCCAAGCAGATCCGGGCCGCGATCGAGCGCTACACGGCCGTGGCCAAGCGCGCCAATATCAAGCTGGACTGA
- a CDS encoding LysR substrate-binding domain-containing protein — protein sequence MRMHSPSLSELHAFAAAARLGSYSLAAQELYVTQGGISRAIARLEEHLGFALFERLGRRNALTAAGQDYLQAVEPAVMAIEAASAAARRRRHGPQLRLSVIPTLFSHWLIPRLPDFNRRHPQIMLSFAPYRRDDPLNAPEIDAWIRVGSQHWPAGVEAEYVIGRDLIPICHPRELQGPNPIRSEQDLLNRPLLFHTNYPGNWASWMQARGLDQPCPAPVADFETVALLVQAVAAGMGTAMVQRCLVEEDLASGRVALALDAPVHIERGYFLCQQGSRPPTEALKQFRRWILEQAGPRAVSD from the coding sequence ATGCGCATGCACTCCCCGTCCCTGTCCGAACTTCACGCCTTTGCCGCAGCAGCCCGCCTGGGCAGCTACTCGCTCGCCGCCCAGGAGCTGTATGTGACGCAGGGCGGCATCAGCCGGGCCATTGCCAGGCTTGAGGAGCATCTGGGCTTTGCCCTGTTCGAGCGCCTGGGCAGACGCAATGCGCTCACCGCAGCAGGACAGGACTATCTGCAGGCGGTAGAGCCTGCCGTGATGGCGATCGAAGCCGCATCGGCCGCCGCGCGCAGGCGCCGCCACGGGCCCCAGCTGCGTCTGTCGGTCATTCCCACGCTGTTCAGCCACTGGCTGATTCCGCGCCTGCCCGACTTCAACCGCCGTCATCCGCAAATCATGCTTTCCTTCGCGCCCTACCGGCGCGACGATCCGCTCAATGCGCCGGAGATCGATGCCTGGATTCGCGTCGGCAGCCAGCACTGGCCGGCAGGCGTGGAGGCCGAATATGTGATCGGCCGCGACCTCATTCCCATCTGCCACCCGCGCGAGCTGCAGGGGCCGAACCCCATCCGCAGCGAACAGGATTTGCTGAACCGCCCGCTGCTGTTCCACACCAACTACCCGGGCAACTGGGCCAGTTGGATGCAGGCCCGGGGTCTCGACCAGCCCTGCCCTGCCCCGGTTGCGGACTTTGAGACCGTGGCCCTGCTGGTGCAGGCCGTGGCTGCCGGCATGGGCACAGCCATGGTTCAGCGCTGCCTGGTGGAGGAGGATCTGGCCTCGGGGCGCGTGGCTCTGGCGCTGGATGCACCGGTGCATATCGAGCGCGGCTACTTTCTGTGCCAGCAAGGCAGCCGCCCTCCGACGGAAGCCTTAAAGCAGTTTCGCCGCTGGATACTGGAGCAGGCCGGCCCCAGGGCCGTCAGCGACTGA
- the hemA gene encoding glutamyl-tRNA reductase: MAVWALGINHHTAPLDMRGRFAFALDQIAPTLQGLRASLSHAGRAHSAVETAILSTCNRTEIYCAADAPAMDHTMHWLANSGGVAPELLRQHSYLLQDGSVARHAFRVASGLDSMVLGEAQILGQMKNAVRAAETAGALGTTLNQLFQRSFAVAKEVRSSTEIGAHSISMAAAAVRLAGQLFEDLSKIRVLFVGAGEMIELVSTHFAARNPRQITIANRTMERGEKLAAQFGAGTMRLADLPEHLHEYDAIISCTASTLPIIGLGAVESALKKRKRRPIFMVDLAVPRDIEAEVKHLNDVYLYTVDDLATVVRTGQAQRQAAVQQAEVIIDTGVQSFMQWMDQRNPVGGAVSLIQQVNAQADEWRALEIARAKKLLAKGEDIDTVLEALSRGLTQKMLHGTMAELHKGGAEERAQTADTVSRLFLRASRNPSKL, encoded by the coding sequence ATGGCAGTCTGGGCTTTAGGTATCAATCACCACACGGCGCCGCTCGATATGCGGGGCCGTTTTGCGTTCGCGCTCGATCAGATCGCGCCGACGCTGCAAGGCCTGCGCGCATCCCTGTCCCATGCGGGCCGGGCTCACAGCGCCGTGGAAACCGCCATCCTCTCCACCTGCAACCGCACCGAGATCTACTGCGCGGCCGACGCCCCGGCCATGGATCACACCATGCACTGGCTGGCCAACAGCGGCGGCGTAGCGCCTGAGCTGCTGCGCCAGCACTCGTATCTGCTGCAGGACGGCTCGGTCGCCCGTCACGCCTTCCGCGTGGCCTCGGGCCTGGACTCCATGGTGCTGGGCGAGGCGCAGATCCTCGGCCAGATGAAGAACGCCGTGCGCGCTGCCGAAACCGCAGGCGCACTGGGCACCACGCTCAACCAGCTGTTTCAGCGCAGCTTTGCCGTGGCCAAGGAAGTGCGCAGCTCCACCGAGATCGGCGCGCACAGCATCTCCATGGCTGCCGCTGCCGTGCGTCTGGCCGGCCAGCTGTTCGAAGACCTCAGCAAGATCCGCGTGCTCTTCGTGGGCGCAGGCGAGATGATCGAGCTGGTCTCCACCCACTTTGCCGCCCGCAACCCCAGGCAGATCACCATCGCCAACCGCACCATGGAGCGTGGCGAAAAGCTGGCGGCCCAGTTCGGCGCCGGCACCATGCGCCTGGCCGACCTGCCCGAGCATCTGCACGAGTACGACGCCATCATCAGCTGCACCGCCTCCACCCTGCCCATCATCGGCCTGGGTGCCGTGGAGTCTGCTCTCAAGAAGCGCAAGCGCCGCCCCATCTTCATGGTGGACCTGGCCGTGCCGCGCGATATCGAAGCCGAGGTCAAGCACCTCAACGACGTCTATCTCTATACCGTGGACGATCTGGCAACCGTCGTGCGCACGGGTCAGGCCCAGCGCCAGGCCGCCGTGCAGCAGGCCGAGGTCATCATCGACACCGGCGTGCAAAGCTTTATGCAATGGATGGACCAGCGCAACCCCGTGGGCGGCGCGGTCTCACTGATCCAGCAGGTCAATGCCCAGGCCGACGAATGGCGTGCGCTGGAAATTGCCCGCGCCAAAAAGCTGCTGGCCAAGGGCGAAGATATCGACACCGTGCTGGAAGCGCTCTCGCGCGGCCTCACACAGAAAATGCTGCACGGCACCATGGCCGAGCTGCACAAGGGCGGCGCCGAAGAGCGTGCCCAGACAGCGGACACCGTCTCCCGTCTGTTCCTGCGCGCCAGCCGCAACCCCAGCAAGCTTTAG
- the prfA gene encoding peptide chain release factor 1 has product MQDFLRNQLERYAQRLQELDFLLSREDIMGDMKQYRTISREHADVTAIASRYTRYLQTEADIAAARDMLDDPDMAEMAQEEIGSGEAELIKLEDELQRLLLPKDPDDARPAFVEIRAGTGGDESALFAGDLTRMYTRYATNVGWKVEVMSASENEIGGYKEVVLRIEGDNVYGALRFESGGHRVQRVPATETQGRIHTSACTVAVMPEPDEAEAITLNPADLRIDTFRASGAGGQHINKTDSAVRVVHLPTGIVAECQDGRSQHSNKAKALQVLQARIQEKERSERAAKEAAMRKGLIGSGDRSDRIRTYNFPQGRLTDHRINLTLYKLLAVMEGDLGDVIQALQHAREAELLAELAAS; this is encoded by the coding sequence ATGCAAGACTTTTTGCGCAACCAGCTCGAACGCTACGCCCAACGCCTGCAGGAGCTGGACTTTCTGCTCTCGCGCGAAGACATCATGGGCGACATGAAGCAGTACCGCACCATCTCGCGCGAGCATGCCGATGTGACGGCCATTGCCAGCCGCTACACCCGCTACCTGCAGACCGAAGCCGACATCGCCGCCGCGCGTGACATGCTGGACGACCCCGACATGGCCGAAATGGCGCAGGAGGAGATCGGCAGCGGCGAGGCCGAGCTGATCAAGCTCGAGGACGAGCTGCAGCGCCTGCTGCTGCCCAAGGACCCCGACGATGCCCGCCCCGCCTTTGTCGAAATCCGCGCCGGCACGGGTGGTGACGAGTCGGCCCTGTTTGCCGGCGACCTGACCCGCATGTACACCCGCTACGCCACCAACGTGGGCTGGAAGGTGGAAGTGATGAGCGCCAGCGAAAACGAAATCGGCGGCTACAAGGAAGTCGTGCTGCGCATCGAGGGCGACAACGTGTACGGCGCGCTGCGCTTCGAGTCGGGCGGCCACCGCGTGCAGCGTGTGCCCGCCACTGAAACCCAGGGACGCATCCACACCAGCGCCTGCACCGTGGCCGTGATGCCGGAACCCGACGAAGCCGAGGCCATCACGCTCAATCCCGCCGATCTGCGCATCGACACCTTTCGCGCCAGCGGTGCCGGCGGCCAGCATATCAACAAGACCGACTCCGCCGTGCGCGTGGTCCACCTGCCCACGGGCATCGTGGCCGAATGCCAGGACGGCCGCAGCCAGCACAGCAACAAGGCCAAGGCTCTGCAGGTGCTGCAGGCCCGCATCCAGGAAAAGGAACGCAGCGAGCGGGCCGCCAAGGAAGCGGCCATGCGCAAGGGCCTGATCGGCTCGGGCGACCGCAGCGACCGCATCCGCACCTACAACTTTCCCCAGGGCCGCCTCACCGACCACCGCATCAACCTCACGCTGTACAAGCTGCTGGCCGTGATGGAAGGCGATCTGGGCGATGTGATCCAGGCCCTGCAACATGCACGCGAGGCCGAGCTGCTGGCAGAGCTGGCCGCATCCTGA
- a CDS encoding PEP/pyruvate-binding domain-containing protein, with translation MTQRFLPTLVSALLSGLLFASTAAQAQALRKPSAYDSGAGSPVDASGNRSAAASLPALASRADFDRMARIFEPASAMPHVLFVIDRHSKSAPLHFINTPRYAFHEDFLRAKGLLQGGKPALNRNYREPGRRFILGTLSWQPALKDYSYEFWEGDQLTPELLQTTAAALKTGFFAPVRFKANSTQQEAVAQQAGIAAVTQAQLLGAQTYLPLNQGQAVGRLRILNQAEEVSDLQPNDIVLLREVPISLPPVAGVVTERPSTVLSHVNLLARGWGIPNAYVQKAAEQYAAFNGRWVHIDVQPASFALRAATAAEQQSAQQQALRQPAKGRKVLLQPDLRRSELVPLAALRSADRRRCGAKAANLGEIQSARLADVSVPDGFCIPFAAYADFMRANGLAERIARMRQQPDFATDAGIRRQALSALQAEIEQWPVSPAVADAWAQRWSGQLGSQGVFVRSSSSSEDLPNFSGAGLYTTVPNVRSGTDLAAAVRKVWASVYNFEAWEARQAAGIDDAQVMMSVLVQKAVDSSASGVMITRDPFDASHRYMSYIAAKRGIGIRVVEGRRVAEQILYSSRSKAVQVLNRSQDDVALQLDDRGGVREVAVAPGRAVLSDALVQRLARAGAGIKQRFGGKDQDIEWAVQGDQLIILQSRPFISAPQR, from the coding sequence ATGACACAGCGCTTTTTGCCGACTCTGGTTTCTGCTTTGCTATCGGGCCTGTTGTTCGCATCGACCGCCGCCCAGGCTCAGGCATTGCGCAAGCCATCGGCCTATGACTCGGGCGCGGGAAGCCCGGTCGACGCCAGCGGCAACCGCAGCGCTGCTGCCAGCCTTCCGGCGCTGGCCAGCCGCGCCGATTTCGATCGCATGGCCCGTATCTTCGAGCCAGCCAGCGCCATGCCCCATGTGCTGTTTGTGATCGACCGCCACAGCAAGAGTGCACCACTGCATTTCATCAACACGCCGCGCTATGCGTTTCACGAAGATTTTCTGCGTGCCAAAGGCCTGCTGCAGGGCGGCAAGCCTGCGCTCAACCGCAATTACCGCGAACCGGGCCGCCGCTTCATCCTGGGCACGCTGAGCTGGCAGCCCGCGCTCAAGGACTACAGCTACGAGTTCTGGGAGGGCGACCAGCTCACGCCCGAGCTGCTGCAGACCACGGCGGCTGCACTGAAAACCGGCTTCTTCGCCCCTGTGCGCTTCAAGGCCAACTCCACTCAGCAAGAAGCCGTGGCCCAGCAAGCCGGTATTGCAGCAGTCACCCAGGCCCAGCTGCTGGGTGCCCAGACCTATCTGCCGCTGAACCAGGGTCAGGCCGTGGGCCGGCTGCGCATCCTGAACCAGGCTGAAGAGGTGAGTGATCTTCAGCCCAATGACATCGTGCTGCTGCGCGAAGTGCCCATCAGCTTGCCGCCCGTGGCCGGCGTGGTGACGGAAAGGCCGTCAACCGTGCTGTCTCATGTCAATTTGCTGGCGCGCGGCTGGGGCATACCCAATGCCTATGTGCAAAAAGCGGCCGAGCAATACGCTGCCTTCAACGGCCGCTGGGTGCATATCGACGTACAGCCCGCCAGCTTTGCGCTGCGCGCCGCCACGGCTGCCGAACAGCAAAGCGCGCAGCAGCAGGCACTGCGCCAGCCCGCCAAGGGCCGCAAGGTCTTGCTGCAGCCCGATCTGCGCCGCAGCGAGCTGGTGCCTCTGGCCGCCCTGCGCAGCGCGGATCGCCGCCGCTGCGGTGCCAAGGCCGCCAATCTGGGCGAGATCCAGTCCGCCCGCCTGGCGGACGTCAGCGTGCCCGACGGCTTTTGCATTCCGTTTGCCGCCTATGCCGACTTCATGCGCGCCAACGGCCTGGCCGAGCGCATTGCCCGCATGCGCCAGCAGCCCGATTTTGCGACGGATGCAGGCATCCGAAGGCAAGCCCTGTCCGCGCTGCAGGCCGAAATCGAGCAATGGCCCGTCAGCCCGGCCGTGGCCGATGCCTGGGCGCAGCGCTGGTCCGGCCAGCTGGGCAGCCAGGGCGTGTTCGTACGCAGCTCCTCCAGCTCCGAGGACCTGCCCAACTTCAGCGGAGCAGGCCTGTACACCACCGTGCCCAATGTACGCAGCGGCACGGATCTGGCTGCTGCGGTGCGCAAGGTCTGGGCCTCTGTCTACAACTTCGAGGCCTGGGAAGCCAGACAGGCAGCGGGCATCGACGACGCGCAGGTGATGATGTCGGTGTTGGTACAAAAAGCCGTGGACTCCTCGGCATCGGGGGTGATGATCACCCGCGACCCCTTCGATGCCTCGCACCGCTACATGAGCTATATCGCCGCCAAGCGCGGCATAGGCATCCGCGTGGTCGAGGGCCGGCGGGTTGCAGAGCAGATCCTCTACTCCAGCCGCAGCAAGGCCGTGCAGGTGCTCAACCGCTCCCAGGACGATGTGGCCCTGCAGCTGGATGACAGGGGCGGCGTGCGTGAAGTGGCGGTTGCGCCCGGCCGCGCCGTGCTCAGCGACGCACTGGTGCAGCGACTGGCCCGCGCAGGAGCCGGCATCAAGCAGCGCTTTGGCGGCAAGGATCAGGACATCGAGTGGGCCGTGCAGGGCGATCAGCTCATCATCCTGCAGTCGCGCCCCTTCATCTCGGCACCCCAACGTTAA
- a CDS encoding SUKH-3 domain-containing protein, with amino-acid sequence MLNFESPVVVELLQAQGWTPQREVAIPALIRSALDQQPSLACHPAVAALQSLAGLHIGQVGKGRECASSDIEFDWREAHFTSEDADDALLCWEQRLNTRLIPLAEVHHGHGQLLMAGDGRCFGWSFVGMCFEGENLQQALEHLLLGIRSRPMLEPGQSSTQLYGRRYKAGAPEVYPY; translated from the coding sequence ATGCTGAATTTCGAGTCACCTGTTGTTGTGGAGCTGCTGCAAGCCCAGGGCTGGACCCCGCAGCGCGAGGTCGCCATACCCGCGCTTATCCGGAGCGCTCTGGACCAACAGCCCAGTCTGGCCTGCCACCCCGCCGTGGCTGCGCTGCAGAGCCTGGCAGGCTTGCACATCGGCCAGGTGGGCAAGGGCCGGGAATGCGCCAGCAGCGATATAGAGTTTGACTGGCGCGAAGCGCATTTCACCAGCGAAGATGCGGACGACGCCCTGCTCTGCTGGGAACAGCGCCTGAACACCCGGCTGATACCACTTGCCGAAGTGCACCATGGGCACGGCCAGTTGCTGATGGCGGGCGATGGACGCTGCTTTGGCTGGTCTTTTGTAGGCATGTGCTTCGAGGGCGAGAATCTTCAGCAGGCGCTGGAGCATCTGTTGCTCGGTATACGCTCGCGCCCCATGCTGGAGCCCGGCCAGTCGTCGACCCAGTTGTACGGCAGGCGCTACAAGGCGGGTGCCCCCGAGGTATACCCTTACTGA
- the prmC gene encoding peptide chain release factor N(5)-glutamine methyltransferase, with product MATGQAMTEPSPPTFSVAQALQQAASQGLARVDAQMLLLHLMQQPAHARAWLITHDGDMLNAEQQARWGQLCALRQQGTPVAYLTGSKEFYGLNLAVDSRVLDPRPDTETLVDWALELMPEGQPVRVVDLGTGSGAIALALQSQRPAARVIAVDASADALAVARSNAARLQLPVQFAHGSWLEPLNGQEPVDLIVSNPPYIRADDPHLAALSHEPLSALASGADGLEDIRSIIEQAPAHLKAGGWLLFEHGWDQAEDVARLMRDAGFGQVQHRHDLAGIARCTGGCRPDKA from the coding sequence ATGGCCACCGGCCAAGCCATGACCGAACCCTCGCCCCCCACTTTCTCCGTCGCTCAAGCCCTGCAGCAAGCCGCCAGCCAAGGGCTGGCACGTGTCGATGCACAGATGCTGCTGCTGCACTTGATGCAGCAGCCAGCGCATGCCCGCGCCTGGCTCATCACCCATGACGGCGATATGCTGAACGCCGAGCAGCAGGCCCGCTGGGGCCAGCTGTGCGCCCTGCGCCAGCAAGGCACGCCTGTCGCCTACCTGACCGGAAGCAAAGAGTTCTATGGCCTGAATCTGGCCGTGGACAGCCGGGTGCTGGACCCGCGCCCCGATACCGAGACCCTGGTGGACTGGGCGCTGGAGCTCATGCCTGAAGGGCAGCCGGTTCGCGTCGTCGACCTGGGCACCGGCAGTGGTGCCATTGCCCTGGCCCTGCAAAGCCAGCGCCCCGCAGCCCGGGTCATTGCCGTGGACGCCAGCGCCGATGCCCTGGCCGTGGCCCGCAGCAACGCCGCCCGGCTCCAACTGCCCGTGCAGTTCGCCCACGGCAGCTGGCTGGAGCCCTTGAACGGGCAGGAACCTGTCGATCTGATCGTCAGCAATCCGCCCTATATCCGCGCCGACGACCCGCATCTGGCGGCGCTGAGCCACGAACCACTGTCGGCCCTGGCCAGCGGCGCAGATGGGCTGGAAGACATACGCAGCATCATCGAGCAGGCCCCGGCACACCTGAAGGCCGGCGGCTGGCTGCTTTTCGAGCATGGCTGGGATCAGGCCGAAGACGTGGCGCGGCTGATGCGGGATGCAGGCTTCGGGCAGGTCCAGCACCGCCACGACCTGGCCGGCATTGCGCGCTGCACGGGCGGCTGTCGCCCTGACAAGGCTTGA
- the grxD gene encoding Grx4 family monothiol glutaredoxin: protein MSNTQQRIDDLVKNNDILLFMKGNASFPQCGFSGRAIQILKACGVDAKSIATVNVLEDQEIRQGIKDYSQWPTIPQLYIKGEFIGGSDIMMEMYESGELQQVLAAK from the coding sequence ATGAGCAACACTCAACAACGCATCGACGACCTGGTCAAGAACAACGACATCCTGCTGTTCATGAAGGGCAACGCCAGCTTCCCTCAGTGCGGCTTCTCCGGCCGTGCCATCCAGATCCTCAAGGCCTGCGGTGTGGATGCCAAGTCCATCGCCACCGTGAACGTGCTGGAAGACCAGGAAATCCGCCAGGGCATCAAGGACTACAGCCAGTGGCCCACCATCCCCCAGCTCTACATCAAGGGCGAATTCATCGGCGGCTCGGACATCATGATGGAGATGTACGAATCGGGCGAGCTGCAGCAAGTGCTGGCCGCCAAGTAA